The genomic interval TCAACATTTTTTCATTGCTTCTGAGACTATTCATTTTCTGGGGATCATCGTTCTCATATACAAGCTCACAATCCAAAAGACCTGCTCTGGTATATATCATTCTtgcattttttaatttttgggttttttagATCAATCTTATTACACTGATTATGGCATTTTTTGGATGGAAGAGGGTAGTACTATTTAATAGCATGATCGTAGGAATCTATACATATGTTCTGGTTCGGCTGGTGATTTTGTaattgtgcatgagtatgGATCCATTATCAAATTATCTATTATTTGTTAAGAAAAATACATGTTACTCCATGTAGCCATATTCATTTGCTATGAGATGGATAATCTAAAGACCAATTTTCGACTGATCTTGTCACAACATGCCGAAGCAGGCATATACTTTTGTAATGACGCATggcctaattttttttttaaacaaaaaaaatggatGTACACTGCGATAGAAAAGGGGTTTGTCTGCTGTGTAGCAGGATATAGTATACACACACACTTGTGTGTAGTGAAGGAAGGATTTGATAAAATGCACAGTTAGTGTGGGATGATGATTTGTGGATGAAAGTGTTGCTGCATGGTATGCAGCAGCGTATAGCAGAATTCTCCATAGAAAAGTGGATATAAGAAATTGATAAGCGTAACAGTAATATTCGATcaataaattttgaaaaagtTTAGTAATTCAGGCAAACAATTTGGTTATTGGCATATTCGAGCTAGCAGTTTTAAACTTCTACTCGTACGCATGGATGTATAGATATATAGTATTTTATGTTAATTAATGAGGTTAATATCAACTGCCAACTCAGGTCTTTCCCTAAAGACTCAAGAACTCACAGCTGGCTTTGTAGCAGTAAGATTGGTTTGCAATACCTTAATAAAGGTTGACGTACACGCTGTGATAGATTTGGCTACTCTCATTTCAACAGCTTGGCTCATTTATATGATACGATTCAAACTGAAGTCAACCTATATAAAGGAGCTAGACAACTTTCGCTTATATTTTGTGGTAAATATTTTTCGCCGACGCTGTTTGTTAGTGATAGAAGATGTCTAATATTGGTTTTActtttctcttgttttttttaatggtaTTCTCTGATCCCTTTAACTGAgtgattttcaaattttgtatGTTTGCTTTTGTTATGTAAAATTTTAGGTATGCATTTGAAAATCACGTTGCTTCATCAATAATACACATATGCTTGGTCATATATATGTGGAGACcatttgaaaaaaattaatcaattgCAAATTCTAGCAAAAATCATGCACCTTCCTATTTCAGACAGCCTCCAGTATTGACCATAAAAACCTTGCCATGAATATGATTATTTTATTAGCCAAAGAATTGTTATGTTAGGACTCATTGGGATGTTAAAATATAGTTGAACAAGACTTCAGGAGACTTGACAtaattaatcatatatatatgttccacactttcaatatatattttgaaatgACTGTATACAATTAATGATTCATTTGGAATCCACTGTTATTTGAATccttttttgttcttcttcctTGTTTTACCTGCATGTTAACCAGATCACTAGATCTGAAAATACTTTTCCGAAACAGTCCTTTTACATATGTTAATACAAAGATTTCAAACTGcaaacaaaattcaaaacgAATTCAAGCTTTATACCCCTATTATGAAAAACACACTAGATTATGGATATTCCTCGAGATATCGCTTCAAAAAATGTGCCAACCGTTGTTATACCCTCatacaaaattacaaacaCATATATAGCCTCAATTGATCAATTTGAATTGCAGGTAATACCTGCAGCTACCCTTGCCCTGGTTTTCAACCCATACACACTGCCGTCACTGAGCGGTCGCATTGCTTCAGTTCTTTGGGCATTTGGTTGGTACATAGAAGCTGTTTCAGTACTGCCACAACTTCGTTTGATGCAGAATGCAAAggtaattgaaaaaaaacaaacaaactacTATCACAACTACTAAAGTACTAATTAAGTACTAACCCCAGTTATCTGTTATCATCTGATTATAACTCTTTTGCAGATGATTGAGCCATTTACCTCCCATTATGTTTTTGCATTGGGGATTTCAAGATTCTTTGCTTGTGCTCATTGGATCATTATGGTTAGTGATGACTGGCTAACTAATTAGAATGTATTGGAACGTACCAGGGTGCGTCAATTTAAAATGTATTGGAAGTTCAATACTAAAGGCAATACTCTGTGATTCCCATGCAGCTCTACGAAACTAAAGGCAGATATCTATTCTTGGTTGGGTACGGTTATCTCTGGATTGTGGCTGCTTTCCTTTGTGAAATGCTTCAAACATTCATCTTAGCCGACTTTTGTTACTATTACATAAAGAGGTAATTTCACTTATATTGTTTATACCGTTCATATGTACTAGCCTCATGACACACTCCGTGTGTtgtatttagttttttttataacagAAACcgtaagaaaaacaaaataaaacaaatacagtATATTGAGTAGTTGTGTTTCTCcttctactttttttttcacttttatattttttaaattacaatcatatccttcaaattatatatagtcAGATAGATTTTAAGGTTTAATAAACTCTGGGCAATTTGGGTagttaaaaaatttaaccatCCAACATATCAACTCTCcttcttattttattaataaaagatatataattgaaaagaCTTACCACATAAATCCAAGCCTTAATGCGACTCCAGTGAATTGGTTAACATTTTAAAGATTAGattaataattatttagaacCACATTGCGGTCTCTGCATCCATCTGGCATTCCAGCTTCACACTGCACTTAACCATATATGCTAATTGATAGTACAATTGAGTTCTTCTCTGCCGAAACCCCTTTATCATTTGTTACATATAGAATTAAACCTCTATACATTAATAATTACGGAATTgacaaaatttattaattaatctatTAGTttatcaattaattaataactcattaatttatcaagatataataaatatttttttcacttttttgaaGAATTGTTTTTTACATTGTTCATGCAACTATCACTACattgttttattgttttttggactacattgtttctttactttatttttttttcttatgtattaaattgttcaaaataatatattgttttatgatgattatattaataaaattctttgatgaaatcctcataaatgtaaaatttattatataaattatgtcattattaatTCATATATTCGATGGGTCCTATATGGGTCctatatgaattctcaaatttctattatcttataaatttagcgaattattaatttaactcGTTGACCCTGAGttgaaacaaataaaaatgattattttaataaaattattaattaatcgaatATTCATTTAACGAAATTTTACTGTAATTATTTTGCAGTTATGTACAAGGTCAGCTCATAATGAAGATGCCCGTCTAGATTTTAAATACTAGTGGTGCTTGCTTGCTGTATTTGTTTTACATTTCTTTCATCACTATACAAGCATCTTGTAGCATGGAGCCATGGAGAAGCAAATGAGAAAAATTATGATGTACCTACAGACTACAGTACTTAGTATCTTTTATTTACGACGTTGGGTTTAGCAAGACATGGTTACTAGCTTGTACTTTAAGAATAATCATGTTCGGTGGGAAACCGTgttcgtttttttttctttcttatatTGTAACAGATCGAATTTAAGTGAACACAACTTGAACAGAAATTGCAATGTTGCAAAAATTTGCAAACTTAACAGTTACAATTTCGACAAACTAATGCAATTGTTCTAAGTTAACACTAGAATCCGCCCACATCATGTGGGTGTGagaaagttttttttaaaagggtGTTAATTAATAAAAGCACAAGATGGTCCTTACATACACGTCTGCTATCATCTATTCAAGATAGACAAGCACTCATAATGTCCTAAGAGCAAACCGTGGTACATAAGAAAAGCCACATATTCTAAATTCACTCATTAACAAACAAGACAATAGCACCATTTAGACGTGAAATTTCTAACACAAGAAAAATGAGAAAGACCCAAAataggccaaaagaaaaacgaaacaaaacagaaaaactagagttcaaaacaacaaaataaaaacaaaacgaaAAAGCCTCGAAACAAAACCTTAAGCTTTTCTCGTTGCCCTTAGAACTAGGGCATGGAGTCTTCACTAGCACCTGATAACTCAACTCTGAAGGTACTGATTTGTTCTTATCCACTTTAGCCTTCTTATTCTGACTACCAATGGGATGCCCAAGCTTAAGTGTGGTCGGACGCTTAACACATTCCATAGCAGATGGTGATGTTGGCCACACACGCTTCAGACTCGAGGGCACAACTATTCCTCCAAAGGACTCCAAAAGGCCAGTAAATGACTGGATTTCAGAAGGCTTAGTATTCAACCCAAAAAGAACCAGTGGCTCACTTAAAACTAGCCCATCAGCTTGTGTTGGCTTCCCATACCCAAAAGGTGGTCCAATCCAACCAGCAACCTCGGTCAAAACCCGCTTAACCCTAGCTTTTCCCGCCGAAAAATTCAGACGAAGCTCAAACCCTGACACGCCGCTTGCCGGTGCGATCTATCCCGTCTCCGTCAATAGAATCTCAGTCTAACACACATCTGGATCTCCCAACGGCTGCACTACCTCCTCTGATCCATTCTCCGACATTGAGTCCTTCTTCCTTTACTCGACTCTAGCCTTTTCGAGCCCCGCCGCCATCGATGACGAGTCCGGCTGCTCTTCACCCACAATGAATCCCCTATCACAGTCATGACCCCCATGACCGAACAAGCCGCACTCTTGGCAGATGCCATGACAACGCTCATACTAGAAGTTCAGCATCACCGAGATCTCCGACGAATAATCAAACCGATATGTTGCTACAATCCTCCATCGCAGGTCATGGGTCACTTGAACTCACTGAACAAGGTCCTTTCGCTGCAGCGCTGATGGGTCAGATTGAACAAAAGAACCTAACTTATTTCCAATAAACTTTAGGGTTTTTGGAGTCCTCATACCAATCTTCAAATCCTTGATTGCAATCCACAACTCCAGGTGATTCCAAGATACCGCCTCCAAAGGCCCTATACTATCGTACTTTGCAAGCACCAGCATAGAATTGCTGAAATACCATGGCCCTCCATCCAGGACATCATTCCTCACATTCTCTGTCTTGAACTGAAAGATGAatatttcttctttctcctctcGTATCAGAAGCTTCTCCGTGAGGCCTCAAAGCCTGGACACCATAGTAGTGAGCACCGGAATTACCAAGGGTTTCTTCAAGGAAAGAAAACGACCCCACAAGTACGAGAAGGAGTCACGACccacatcacaacccttcgaTTTGAGTTACCATCTCTAAAGGCGTCGTTGTCATTACACACGATCAGATATGCCGCTAAAGAAACCCTAGCAGAGGATAGCCGCAGTTTATTTTAAGAACATTTAATTTGTATTGTTGATGTGTCAACCATTATGGGTGTGAGAAAGTGGATAGTTATATATGTGAAAAGTAGGTGGttaaaatatgaaaacaaatcatatttttcaattaatctatttatttttttaccatagCACCCCTATTAAAGTTCACAATTCGGTAAATGTTTTAGATGCCCGCATTATTGTAGTAGTGATTAAGTTTTTAACCATCTCACGTATTAATCTGGTTGGAGCCTGCCGGCTTTCAATGACTTATTCGTTCATGATCAGGGAACGAAGTTTGAGATTTGAGTTTGGTTGGTTGGTATGTCTGGCATTCATGGAGAAAATAGTGAACAAATAGAATGGTAATTACCTATGAAGCACGTACACGGTTT from Argentina anserina chromosome 2, drPotAnse1.1, whole genome shotgun sequence carries:
- the LOC126782753 gene encoding uncharacterized protein LOC126782753 gives rise to the protein MGRKRNASVNVLFQWVRSQSMKVKILLGAFLALCGLVALKLWVKNHQHFFIASETIHFLGIIVLIYKLTIQKTCSGLSLKTQELTAGFVAVRLVCNTLIKVDVHAVIDLATLISTAWLIYMIRFKLKSTYIKELDNFRLYFVVIPAATLALVFNPYTLPSLSGRIASVLWAFGWYIEAVSVLPQLRLMQNAKMIEPFTSHYVFALGISRFFACAHWIIMLYETKGRYLFLVGYGYLWIVAAFLCEMLQTFILADFCYYYIKSYVQGQLIMKMPV